One stretch of Gadus chalcogrammus isolate NIFS_2021 chromosome 14, NIFS_Gcha_1.0, whole genome shotgun sequence DNA includes these proteins:
- the irx6a gene encoding LOW QUALITY PROTEIN: iroquois-class homeodomain protein IRX-6a (The sequence of the model RefSeq protein was modified relative to this genomic sequence to represent the inferred CDS: inserted 1 base in 1 codon) has protein sequence MSFSQFGYPYNATSQFFVSANPSTTCCDSISRSGSDCTSGSPSAASFCCPPSYENRLLASTRTELGAALGMYSSPYAAAAAASQNYANYFPYSTEPSAIYSTLNPQYDIKDGTGTLHSGITQTAAYYPYEHSLGQYQYDRYGTVDFNSTARRKNATRETTSTLKTWLYEHRKNPYPTKGEKIMLAIITKMTLTQVXTWFANARRRLKKENKMTWSPKNKGGEDRKDDLEKSDLDCVTKDSSDCKEKDLHLSDLDDMEDEDCDKMDSDCEKGPSEEQDLHRAMAVSGAPAKGDRGSELPLSVHPGFHPFPCGVKSVTSLPGLPSDFLDSVALKPLSSTTTTTSSSSSSSSSCGPPGALSLSHYEASDKPRIWSLARTAASGVILSSHPGAVLSPHPGAEGRHPGGDCQLHGSRPPQAPAVVCRGGTGGGGLHASSHATNAENPFQEGPPLHPKLYGAGGYGHKALGLPCSAFPSLQDACQFASIEGFAGVKAETDSPDLSRACASLQEDKVTAFRALMKR, from the exons ATGTCTTTCTCGCAGTTTGGATACCCCTACAATGCAACTTCACAG TTTTTCGTGTCGGCAAACCCCAGTACGACTTGCTGCGATTCGATTTCCAGGTCAGGCTCTGACTGCACGAGTGGCTCCCCGTCCGCAGCCTCCTTCTGCTGCCCCCCGTCCTACGAGAACCGTCTACTGGCGAGCACCAGGACGGAGCTCGGCGCCGCGCTCGGCATGTACAGCTCCCCTTATGCGGCTGCGGCTGCCGCCAGCCAGAACTATGCCAACTACTTCCCCTACAGCACCGAGCCGTCCGCCATCTACTCCACGCTG AACCCCCAGTATGATATTAAAGATGGCACTGGGACACTTCATTCTGGCATCACCCAAACTGCGGCATACTATCCTTACGAGCACTCGCTCGGACAGTACCAGTACGACAG GTACGGGACGGTGGACTTCAACAGCACAGCCAGGAGGAAGAACGCCACAAGGGAGACCACCAGCACCCTGAAGACCTGGCTGTACGAACACCGCAAGAACCCCTACCCCACCAAGGGCGAGAAGATCATGCTGGCCATCATCACCAAGATGACGCTCACACAGG TCACCTGGTTCGCCAACGCCAGGAGGAGGCTAAAGAAGGAGAACAAGATGACCTGGTCCCCCAAGAACAAGGGCGGCGAGGACAGGAAGGATGACCTTGAGAAGAGCGACCTGGACTGCGTCACCAAAG actccaGCGACTGCAAGGAGAAGGACCTGCACCTCAGCGACCTGGACGACATGGAGGACGAGGACTGTGACAAGATGGACAGCGACTGTGAGAAGGGCCCCTCAGAGGAGCAGGACCTCCACAGGGCCATGGCCGTGTCCGGGGCCCCCGCCAAGGGGGATCGTGGCTCCGAGCTCCCCCTGAGCGTCCACCCCGGCTTCCACCCGTTCCCCTGCGGCGTCAAGAGCGTGACCTCGCTCCCCGGCCTGCCCTCCGACTTCCTGGACTCTGTGGCTCTGaagcccctctcctccaccaccaccaccacctcctcctcctcctcctcgtcctcgtcctgtgggcccccgggggccctgtCCCTGTCCCACTACGAGGCCTCCGACAAACCCAGGATCTGGTCCCTGGCGCGCACCGCCGCCTCGGGAGTCATCCTGAGTTCCCATCCCGGGGCGGTCCTGAGCCCCCATCCCGGGGCCGAGGGGCGGCACCCGGGCGGGGACTGCCAGCTGCACGGCTCCCGGCCCCCCCAGGCCCCTGCGGTGGTGTGCCGGGGCGGCACCGGAGGCGGGGGCCTCCACGCCTCGAGCCACGCGACCAACGCGGAGAACCCCTTCCAGGAGGGCCCCCCCCTGCACCCCAAGCTGTACGGGGCGGGGGGCTACGGCCACAAGGCCCTGGGACTGCCGTGCTCCGCCTTCCCCTCGCTCCAGGACGCCTGCCAGTTCGCCAGCATCGAAG gattCGCTGGTGTCAAGGCGGAGACAGACTCGCCTGACCTCAGCAGGGCATGCGCGAGTCTGCAGGAAGACAAGGTCACGGCGTTCAGAGCGTTGATgaagaggtga